Proteins encoded by one window of Culicoides brevitarsis isolate CSIRO-B50_1 chromosome 2, AGI_CSIRO_Cbre_v1, whole genome shotgun sequence:
- the LOC134830671 gene encoding uncharacterized protein LOC134830671 isoform X2: MENSADRCSLQDILDFGNNDDDSFRITLQSNVQNLHQICRQLTEMMRHQSKQTENKTFLKHDEVESIKEFQKQSSEYLVAIAELLGEKKKSNKNVVGLNNARNLKSEMIRLLNTAKAELKVTDDVMKALEKMQKEWEMLDLD, translated from the exons atggaaaattcaGCGGATCGGTGTTCGTTGCAGGATATTTTGGACTTTGGAAACAATGATG ATGATTCGTTTCGGATAACTCTGCAGTCCAATGTACAGAATTTGCATCAAATTTGTCGACAGTTGACGGAAATGATGCGACATCAGTCCAAACAGACAGAAAATAAGACTTTTCTGAAGCATGATGAGGTCGAAAGTATTAAAGAGTTCCAAAAACAGTCGTCGGAGTATTTGGTTGCCATTGCCGAACTGCTTggcgagaagaaaaaatctaataagaaTGTCGTTGGATTGAATAATGCAAGAAATCTT aaATCCGAGATGATTCGATTATTGAACACAGCAAAAGCCGAGCTCAAAGTTACCGATGATGTGATGAAAGCCCTTGAAAAGATGCAAAAAGAATGGGAAATGTTGGATTTGGATTAA
- the LOC134830671 gene encoding uncharacterized protein LOC134830671 isoform X1 codes for MENSADRCSLQDILDFGNNDVSDDSFRITLQSNVQNLHQICRQLTEMMRHQSKQTENKTFLKHDEVESIKEFQKQSSEYLVAIAELLGEKKKSNKNVVGLNNARNLKSEMIRLLNTAKAELKVTDDVMKALEKMQKEWEMLDLD; via the exons atggaaaattcaGCGGATCGGTGTTCGTTGCAGGATATTTTGGACTTTGGAAACAATGATG TTTCAGATGATTCGTTTCGGATAACTCTGCAGTCCAATGTACAGAATTTGCATCAAATTTGTCGACAGTTGACGGAAATGATGCGACATCAGTCCAAACAGACAGAAAATAAGACTTTTCTGAAGCATGATGAGGTCGAAAGTATTAAAGAGTTCCAAAAACAGTCGTCGGAGTATTTGGTTGCCATTGCCGAACTGCTTggcgagaagaaaaaatctaataagaaTGTCGTTGGATTGAATAATGCAAGAAATCTT aaATCCGAGATGATTCGATTATTGAACACAGCAAAAGCCGAGCTCAAAGTTACCGATGATGTGATGAAAGCCCTTGAAAAGATGCAAAAAGAATGGGAAATGTTGGATTTGGATTAA
- the LOC134831320 gene encoding mitochondrial fission process protein 1, with translation MTLPNTNDNVDVYRDTLVRYLGYSNEVGEAFRSLVKKQLVHASYAVAIGYVLCDTVDKAKKKHKLPEALGGGTRGALVASGDTLIWQMLASVAIPGFTINRICWGTRMILKKTKAAKAGKWISTIVGLASIPLIIHPIDRGVDQLMDNTYRKYVS, from the exons ATGACACTTCCAAACACGAACGATAACGTCGACGTTTATCGCGATACTCTCGTCCGATATTTAG GTTACAGCAACGAAGTCGGCGAAGCCTTCCGCAGTCTCGTAAAGAAGCAACTTGTTCACGCAAGTTATGCCGTCGCAATTGGTTACGTTTTGTGCGATACTGTCGACAAGGCaaagaaaaaacacaaacttCCAGAAGCTCTTGGAGGCGGAACACGCGGCGCATTGGTTGCAAGCGGAGACACTCTCATTTGGCAAATGTTGGCAAGCGTCGCGATTCCGGGATTCACGATCAACAGAATTTGTTGGGGAACACGGATGATCCTGAAGAAGACAAAAGCCGCCAAAGCTGGAAAATGGATTTCCACAATTGTCGGATTGGCGTCAATTCCGTTGATTATTCATCCAATTGATCGCGGCGTGGATCAATTAATGGATAATACGTACAGAAAATACGTTTCTTGA